In one window of Canis aureus isolate CA01 chromosome 36, VMU_Caureus_v.1.0, whole genome shotgun sequence DNA:
- the TTLL4 gene encoding tubulin monoglutamylase TTLL4, whose translation MASARTEHYDIGLRRGNSLKQSGPSDTAPAPPPEKASEGRAWAQAHQQVKPIWKLERKHVGTLSAGLGPSVLGVPPQPAYFFCPGTLCSSGHSAVIAGHGSSCYLRSLPDLFSSTLLYRRSSHRHKPYQQLESFCLRSSLPEKRPFSLPHKGLPVRLTANKAPSFTVSPMAQPMASSSTDRYLSLGAAGENPSGKCLAAAISGKIPSPLSSSYKPMLNNNSFMRPNSTKVPLSQATEGLKPVSSPKIHLVSWHHSGGTGDCALQPVEHKVPKSHGAVLDDAPAPGTLSAPSSLDTLTTSVASPQYNRSNLATRAEPHPCGLDGNFVSQALTREVRFTEAVRKLAARGFEKKPRQGCQLEQSRFMNPSLQCELLNRNRQWKPPTVGQQFPQEDAGANSRTLPSPSDALELDGTVFCTKRISIHLLASHASALSCSPACGSAIDSPPPGEDKTPEPPAPPQPLGVADVATRLSSIHLGQLGKEGPTEARGPDFPARGIGSTADLQPDLGEAEDLEEELVDGLEDCCSHDENEEEEGDSECSSFSAVSTGESVAVISRSCAEILTKPLSSEKVVRPALIYSLFPNVPPTIYFGTRDERVEKLPWEQRKLLRWKMSTVTPNIVKQTIGRSHFKISKRNDDWLGCWGHHMKSPSFRSIREHQKLNHFPGSFQIGRKDRLWRNLSRMQSRFGKKEFSFFPQSFILPQDAKLLRKAWESGSRQKWIVKPPASARGIGIQVIHKWSQLPKRRPLLVQRYLHKPYLISGSKFDLRIYVYVTSYDPLRIYLFSDGLVRFASCKYSPSMKSLSNKFMHLTNYSVNKKNAEYQANADETACQGHKWALKALWNYLSQKGVNSDAIWEKIKDVVVKTIISSEPYVTSLLKMYVRRPYSCHELFGFDIMLDENLKPWVLEVNISPSLHSNSPLDISIKGQMIRDLLNLAGFVLPTAEDIVSSSGSSSSSSASLPSSPKDKCRMAPEHFTAQKMKKAYYLTQKIPDQDFYASVLDVLTPDDVRILVEMEDEFSRRGQFERIFPSRISSRYLRFFEQPRYFNILTTQWEQKYHGNKLKGVDLLRSWCYKGFHTGAICDSAPMWSLPASLLTIPKGDVGLSTFPKLESGKLGKHSFSEGSIPLCEDGTMPKPKKTQAGLCPVPGKPSSSKDSEDISKEPSLSTQMLPLLKYSGQTSRLSASPTSQSTGDSLLAAVSP comes from the exons ATGGCCTCAGCGAGAACAGAGCACTACGATATTGGCCTCCGCCGGGGAAACAGCTTAAAGCAGAGCGGCCCCTCAGACACGGCGCCTGCCCCACCACCGGAGAAAGcctctgagggcagagcctgggctCAGGCCCATCAGCAGGTGAAGCCAATCTGGAAGCTGGAGAGAAAGCACGTGGGGACGCTTTCAGCAGGGTTGGGCCCCAGCGTCTTGGGTGTCCCACCCCAGCCAGCCTATTTCTTTTGCCCGGGCACTCTGTGTAGCTCGGGGCACTCAGCTGTCATCGCAGGCCACGGCAGCTCCTGCTACCTGCGCTCCCTCCCAGACTTGTTCAGCAGCACGCTGCTGTACCGCCGCTCCAGCCACAGGCACAAACCCTACCAGCAACTGGAGTCTTTCTGCTTGCGCTCAAGCCTGCCGGAAAAAAgacctttttctctccctcacaAGGGCCTCCCTGTCAGACTCACTGCCAATAAGGCCCCTTCTTTCACGGTGTCCCCCATGGCCCAGCCCATGGCGTCCTCGTCCACAGATCGGTACCTCTCACTGGGAGCGGCTGGGGAGAACCCTTCGGGGAAGTGCCTGGCTGCTGCCATCTCAGGGAAGATCCCATCTCCACTCTCCTCCTCCTACAAGCCCATGCTAAATAACAACTCCTTCATGCGGCCAAATAGCACTAAAGTGCCTTTATCGCAGGCCACAGAGGGCCTGAAGCCAGTATCCTCACCCAAGATCCATCTTGTCTCCTGGCATCATTCGGGGGGCACCGGAGACTGTGCACTCCAGCCTGTCGAACACAAGGTACCCAAGAGCCATGGCGCTGTCCTAGATgatgcccctgcccctggcaccCTCTCTGCCCCTAGCTCCTTAGACACTTTGACCACCAGTGTTGCCTCTCCTCAGTACAACCGGAGTAACTTAGCCACTAGAGCAGAGCCACATCCTTGTGGCCTGGATGGCAACTTTGTTTCTCAGGCTCTGACCAGGGAGGTTCGGTTCACTGAGGCGGTGAGGAAATTGGCCGCAAGAGGCTTTGAGAAGAAGCCAAGGCAAGGCTGCCAGTTGGAACAATCTCGTTTCATGAACCCCAGCTTGCAGTGTGAGCTCCTCAACAGGAACCGGCAGTGGAAACCTCCCACCGTAGGCCAGCAGTTCCCCCAGGAGGATGCTGGAGCTAACAGTAGGACCCTGCCCAGCCCCTCGGACGCCCTGGAGCTGGACGGTACAGTCTTCTGTACCAAACGCATCAGCATTCACCTCCTTGCCTCACATGCCAGCGCGCTCAGCTGCAGCCCTGCCTGTGGATCTGCCATTGACTCCCCACCACCCGGAGAAGACaaaactcctgagccacctgcTCCTCCTCAGCCCCTGGGTGTAGCTGATGTGGCCACCCGCCTCTCTTCCATCCACTTGGGCCAACTTGGGAAGGAGGGGCCTACGGAAGCCAGAGGACCGGACTTCCCTGCCAGGGGTATCGG TTCAACTGCAGACCTCCAGCCAGACCTGGGTGAGGCTGAAGATCTAGAAGAAGAGCTAGTAGATGGTTTGGAGGACTGCTGTAGCCATGATGAAAATGAAGAGGAGGAAG GAGACTCTGAGTGCTCTTCGTTCAGTGCTGTCTCCACTGGTGAGTCAGTAGCAGTGATCTCTCG GAGCTGTGCAGAGATTCTGACCAAACCCCTCTCCAGTGAGAAAGTGGTCCGACCAGCGCTCATCTACAGCCTCTTTCCCAACGTGCCCCCTACCATCTATTTTGGCACCCGGGATGAGAGAG TGGAGAAACTTCCCTGGGAGCAGAGGAAGCTGCTCCGGTGGAAGATGAGCACAGTGACTCCCAACATTGTCAAGCAGACCATTGGACGGTCCCACTTCAAAATCAGCAAGA GAAATGACGACTGGCTAGGCTGCTGGGGTCACCACATGAAGTCTCCTAGTTTCCGATCCATTCGGGAGCATCAGAAG CTAAACCACTTCCCAGGTTCCTTCCAGATTGGACGAAAGGACCGACTGTGGCGGAACCTGTCTCGCATGCAGAGCCGCTTTGGCAAGAAGGAGTTCAGCTTCTTCCCCCAGTCCTTCATCCTGCCCCAGGATGCCAAGCTCCTGCGCAAAGCCTGGGAGAGCGGCAGCCGCCAGAAGTGGATTGTTAAGCCT CCAGCGTCAGCCCGGGGCATTGGCATCCAGGTCATTCACAAGTGGAGTCAGCTCCCCAAGCGAAGGCCCCTCCTGGTACAGAG GTATCTACACAAACCCTACCTCATCAGTGGCAGCAAGTTCGATCTGCGAATCTATGTTTACGTCACCTCCTACGATCCCCTCCGGATTTACCTCTTTTCAGATGGACTTGTCCGCTTTGCCAGTTGCAA GTATTCCCCTTCCATGAAGAGCCTCAGCAACAAGTTCATGCACCTGACCAACTACAGTGTCAATAAAAAGAATGCCGAGTACCAGGCCAATGCAGATGAAACGGCCTGCCAGGGCCACAAATG GGCACTGAAGGCTTTGTGGAACTACCTGAGCCAGAAGGGAGTCAATAGTGATGCCATCTGGGAGAAGATAAAGGACGTTGTTGTCAAAACCATCATCTC GTCAGAGCCCTATGTGACCAGCCTACTGAAGATGTACGTGCGGCGGCCATACAGCTGCCATGAGCTCTTTGGCTTTGACATCATGCTGGACGAGAACCTCAAGCCCTGGGTCCTGGAAGTCAACATTTCCCCGAG CCTCCACTCCAACTCTCCGCTGGACATCAGCATCAAAGGCCAGATGATCCGTGACCTTCTGAACCTGGCAGGCTTTGTTCTGCCCACCGCAGAGGATATCGTTTCCAGCTCTGGCAGCTCCAGCAGCTCCAGTGCCAG CTTGCCCAGCTCCCCCAAGGATAAATGTCGAATGGCTCCGGAGCATTTCACCGCACAGAAGATGAAGAAGGCCTATTATCTGACCCAGAAAATTCCCGATCAG GACTTCTATGCATCTGTGCTGGATGTCCTGACGCCAGATGATGTTCGGATTCTGGTTGAGATGGAGGATGAGTTTTCTCGCCGTGGTCAATTTGAACGAATTTTTCCTTCTCGAATCTCTTCTCGCTATCTCCGCTTTTTTGAGCAGCCACGATACTTCAACATTCTCACCACCCAATGGGAACAGAAGTACCATGGCAACAAGCTCAAAG GAGTAGATCTGCTTCGGAGTTGGTGCTACAAAGGGTTCCACACAGGAGCCATCTGTGATTCTGCTCCAATG TGGTCTCTCCCAGCATCACTTCTGACCATCCCAAAGGGTGACGTGGGACTCAGCACTTTCCCCAAACTAGAGAGTGGCAAGCTGGG AAAACACAGCTTCTCCGAGGGAAGCATACCACTCTGTGAAGATGGGACCATGCCTAAGCCCAAGAAGACCCAAGCTGGCCTTTGTCCTGTTCCCGGGAAACCCAGTTCTTCCAAGGACAGTGAGGACATCAGCAAAGAGCCCAGCCTCTCTACCCAGATGTTACCTCTGTTGAAGTACTCTGGGCAGACTTCGAGACTCTCtgcttcccccacctcccagtcAACCGGTGACTCACTCCTGGCTGCTGTGAGCCCATGA